A single window of [Clostridium] hylemonae DSM 15053 DNA harbors:
- a CDS encoding S41 family peptidase, with protein sequence MKKNKGFIKGALCGALAVLLIAGIVSCAGKKNVLSAGGDKIVDSKTEEKLSQLQGLIDGKYLGDVDEDALQSGIYKGYINGLSDPYSVYYDKEETEQLLETTSGEYSGIGAVLSQNRDTGIITILQVYDDSPAQKAGIQDNDILYKVDGEEVTGIDLTEVVSGIKGEEGTEVKLTVLRGDAKDEVEVTAVRGKVEAQTVKYEMKEDQIGYIRVTEFDSVTYDQYKEAIDDLEGQGMKGLIVDLRNNPGGNLSTVCDMLDLMLPEGLIVYTDDKDGNRSEETSDEEHQFKLPMTVLVNGNSASASEIYAGAIQDYSLGEIIGTQTYGKGVVQQIFDLKDGTCVKLTIAEYFTPKGRNINGKGITPDVEVEFEADEADPEADNQLEKALEVIKGKM encoded by the coding sequence ATGAAGAAAAACAAAGGATTTATCAAAGGGGCGCTTTGCGGCGCCCTTGCTGTATTATTGATCGCAGGGATCGTATCCTGCGCAGGTAAGAAGAATGTATTGTCCGCCGGCGGGGATAAGATCGTGGACAGTAAGACAGAGGAGAAGCTTAGCCAGCTCCAGGGACTCATAGACGGCAAATACCTCGGGGATGTGGACGAGGATGCGCTTCAAAGCGGAATATACAAGGGCTATATCAATGGGCTCTCTGATCCGTATTCTGTCTATTACGACAAAGAAGAGACAGAACAGCTGCTCGAGACGACATCCGGGGAATACAGCGGTATCGGAGCTGTTTTGAGCCAGAACAGAGATACCGGCATTATCACGATACTGCAGGTATACGACGATTCTCCGGCGCAGAAAGCGGGTATCCAGGATAATGATATCCTCTACAAGGTGGATGGGGAAGAAGTGACGGGAATTGACCTGACCGAAGTTGTCTCCGGCATCAAAGGCGAAGAAGGCACGGAAGTAAAGCTGACCGTCCTGAGAGGCGACGCAAAGGACGAAGTGGAAGTGACGGCGGTCAGGGGCAAAGTGGAGGCACAGACCGTAAAGTATGAGATGAAAGAAGATCAGATCGGCTATATCCGGGTGACGGAGTTTGACTCTGTCACATATGACCAGTACAAAGAGGCCATTGACGACCTGGAGGGACAGGGCATGAAGGGGCTTATCGTAGACTTGAGAAACAATCCGGGAGGAAACTTGTCTACGGTGTGTGACATGCTTGACCTCATGCTGCCGGAAGGGCTGATCGTATATACGGATGATAAAGACGGCAACCGTTCCGAGGAGACGTCGGACGAGGAGCACCAGTTCAAGCTTCCGATGACAGTGCTTGTCAACGGCAACAGCGCCAGCGCGTCCGAGATATATGCGGGAGCCATCCAGGATTACAGCCTGGGGGAGATCATCGGGACCCAGACTTACGGAAAAGGCGTAGTACAGCAGATATTTGATCTAAAGGACGGCACGTGTGTGAAGCTTACGATCGCTGAATATTTTACGCCAAAAGGGAGAAATATTAATGGAAAGGGCATTACACCGGATGTGGAAGTAGAGTTTGAGGCGGACGAGGCAGATCCGGAAGCTGATAACCAGCTTGAGAAAGCGCTGGAAGTAATAAAAGGCAAAATGTAA
- the pyrF gene encoding orotidine-5'-phosphate decarboxylase, with protein sequence MINQLVSNIKKTGAPVVVGLDPMLSYIPEHVQKKAFAEYGETLEGAAEAIWQFNKAIVDSTCDLIPAVKPQIAMYEQFGIPGLAAFRRTTEYCKEKGLVVIGDIKRGDIGSTSKAYAVGHLGKVQVGNNTCVPFDEDFVTVNPYLGSDGVDPFLEVCREEKKGVFVLVKTSNPSSGEFQDQLVGGRPLYELVGEKVAAWGEELMGDDYSYVGAVVGATYPEMGKALRAVMPKAYILVPGYGAQGGRGKDLVHFFNEDGLGAIVNSSRGIIAAYRQEQYARFGEANFADASRAAVEDMIKDIKGALEHE encoded by the coding sequence GTGATCAATCAGTTAGTGTCCAATATTAAAAAGACAGGAGCGCCGGTCGTAGTCGGCCTCGATCCGATGCTCAGCTATATTCCGGAGCATGTACAGAAAAAGGCGTTCGCCGAATACGGTGAGACGCTTGAAGGTGCTGCGGAGGCGATCTGGCAGTTCAACAAAGCGATCGTAGACAGTACGTGCGACCTCATCCCGGCGGTAAAGCCGCAGATAGCCATGTATGAGCAGTTTGGCATTCCGGGCCTTGCCGCATTCAGGAGGACAACGGAATACTGCAAGGAAAAAGGACTTGTCGTGATCGGCGACATTAAGCGTGGAGATATCGGCTCCACCTCAAAAGCCTATGCAGTCGGACATCTCGGGAAGGTACAGGTGGGAAATAATACATGCGTGCCGTTTGACGAGGATTTTGTGACAGTGAATCCGTATCTTGGTTCTGACGGGGTCGATCCGTTCCTTGAAGTGTGCAGGGAAGAAAAGAAAGGTGTATTTGTACTCGTCAAGACATCAAATCCGTCCAGCGGAGAGTTCCAGGACCAGCTGGTCGGCGGGCGTCCGCTCTATGAACTTGTAGGGGAGAAAGTGGCCGCATGGGGAGAAGAGCTCATGGGAGACGACTACAGCTATGTCGGCGCGGTCGTGGGCGCGACCTACCCGGAGATGGGAAAGGCGCTCCGCGCGGTCATGCCGAAGGCGTATATTCTTGTGCCCGGATACGGCGCTCAGGGAGGAAGAGGCAAAGATCTGGTACATTTCTTTAATGAAGACGGACTCGGCGCCATCGTCAACTCATCCAGAGGTATCATAGCGGCGTACAGGCAGGAGCAGTATGCACGGTTCGGGGAGGCGAACTTTGCCGATGCCTCCAGAGCCGCGGTGGAGGACATGATAAAAGATATCAAAGGAGCACTGGAACATGAGTAA
- a CDS encoding dihydroorotate dehydrogenase, translating into MDTKVNLAGVELKNPVMTASGTFGSGEEYSEFVDLGRLGAVVTKGVANIPWPGNPVPRIAETASGMMNAIGLQNPGIDLFCRRDIPFLKQFDTKIIVNVCGRTTEDYCEVVERLAEEDVDMLEINISCPNVKEGGIAFGQNPKAVEEITAEVKKRAKQPVIMKLSPNVTDITETARAAEAGGADVLSLINTLTGMKIDIHRRTFALANKTGGLSGPAVKPVAVRMVYQAANAVKLPIIGMGGIATAEDAIEFLLAGASAVSVGTANFYDPSATVRVAEGIEAYMKRYGFEHVSELTGLVK; encoded by the coding sequence ATGGATACAAAAGTAAATCTTGCCGGCGTGGAGTTAAAGAATCCGGTAATGACAGCTTCGGGAACCTTTGGTTCCGGGGAAGAATACAGTGAATTCGTAGATCTGGGCCGGCTCGGCGCGGTCGTGACAAAAGGAGTCGCCAATATACCATGGCCGGGAAATCCCGTTCCCCGGATCGCGGAGACAGCATCGGGCATGATGAACGCGATCGGTCTGCAGAATCCGGGAATCGATCTGTTCTGCAGACGTGACATCCCTTTTCTGAAACAGTTTGATACAAAGATCATTGTGAACGTGTGCGGCAGGACGACGGAAGATTACTGTGAAGTGGTGGAGCGTCTTGCGGAGGAAGACGTGGATATGCTGGAAATAAACATATCCTGTCCAAATGTCAAGGAAGGCGGGATCGCCTTCGGACAGAATCCGAAGGCAGTGGAAGAGATCACGGCTGAAGTCAAAAAGCGCGCAAAACAGCCGGTCATAATGAAGCTGAGCCCGAATGTGACAGATATCACGGAGACGGCCAGGGCGGCGGAAGCCGGAGGAGCGGACGTACTGTCCCTTATCAATACACTGACCGGTATGAAGATAGATATACACAGGCGTACATTTGCGCTTGCCAACAAGACAGGAGGGCTGTCAGGTCCGGCGGTGAAACCGGTGGCGGTGCGCATGGTCTATCAGGCGGCTAATGCGGTGAAGCTCCCGATCATCGGAATGGGCGGCATTGCCACGGCGGAGGATGCCATAGAGTTCCTTCTGGCAGGGGCGTCCGCCGTGTCCGTAGGTACAGCCAATTTTTATGATCCGTCTGCAACCGTGCGGGTGGCGGAAGGCATTGAGGCGTATATGAAGCGGTACGGCTTTGAACACGTAAGTGAACTGACAGGGCTTGTAAAATAG
- a CDS encoding dihydroorotate dehydrogenase electron transfer subunit, with protein MSKYKGQAAVISQEQAAADIYSLWIEAPLIAAEAKAGQFLSLYTQDESRLLPRPISICEIDKEKGRLRLVYRVTGSGTGTEQFARLRAGDAVEVMGPLGNGFPLENPGKAFLIGGGIGIPPMLELAKQLPGDRQIIAGYKDELFLTKDLKKYGELYVATEDGSAGTKGNVLDAVRENGLLADVIYACGPAPMLRALKAYAKEHGIVCYISLEEKMACGIGACLACVCQSKEKDSHSNVHNKRVCKDGPVFLSTEVEI; from the coding sequence ATGAGTAAATATAAAGGACAGGCGGCCGTCATATCACAGGAGCAGGCGGCGGCCGATATATACAGCCTGTGGATCGAGGCTCCGCTCATAGCGGCGGAAGCAAAAGCAGGGCAGTTTCTTTCCCTCTATACGCAGGATGAGAGCAGACTGCTTCCGCGTCCTATAAGTATCTGCGAGATCGATAAAGAAAAAGGAAGGCTCCGGCTCGTATACCGCGTGACCGGAAGCGGTACCGGAACCGAACAGTTCGCACGGCTTCGGGCAGGGGATGCGGTAGAAGTAATGGGCCCGCTCGGCAACGGTTTCCCGCTTGAGAACCCGGGAAAAGCGTTTCTCATCGGCGGCGGCATCGGAATACCGCCCATGCTGGAACTGGCAAAACAGCTCCCGGGCGACAGGCAGATCATTGCAGGCTATAAAGATGAACTGTTCCTGACGAAAGATTTAAAAAAATATGGGGAACTCTATGTGGCTACGGAAGACGGTAGTGCAGGCACAAAGGGAAATGTGCTCGATGCGGTGCGTGAAAACGGGCTTTTAGCAGATGTGATCTACGCGTGCGGGCCCGCGCCCATGCTCCGGGCGCTCAAGGCATACGCGAAAGAGCACGGGATCGTGTGCTACATATCGCTGGAGGAGAAGATGGCATGCGGGATCGGAGCATGTCTTGCCTGCGTGTGCCAGTCAAAAGAGAAAGACAGCCACAGCAATGTGCATAACAAACGGGTCTGCAAAGACGGCCCGGTATTCTTGTCAACGGAGGTGGAGATCTGA
- a CDS encoding VanZ family protein → MNAKNRKRIRVIGKILFVFYIAFLVYFLLLSDWYGRTGVMQEYRYNLVLFREIKRFWEYREQLGMFAMFTNLFGNVLIFMPFGFFMPMASRHRSFFSALFYSFGLSLCVETFQLVTKVGSFDVDDLLLNTIGGVLGYIIFAICAAVRRRYDHKKKAKRQRRK, encoded by the coding sequence TTGAATGCGAAAAACAGAAAAAGAATCCGCGTGATCGGGAAAATATTATTTGTTTTTTATATTGCGTTTCTCGTTTATTTTCTTTTGCTATCGGACTGGTACGGCCGTACGGGGGTGATGCAGGAATATCGGTATAACCTTGTGCTGTTTCGGGAGATCAAGCGTTTCTGGGAGTACCGGGAACAGCTCGGGATGTTTGCCATGTTCACGAATCTGTTCGGCAACGTACTGATCTTTATGCCCTTTGGATTCTTTATGCCTATGGCAAGCCGTCACAGAAGTTTTTTTTCCGCGCTGTTCTACAGCTTCGGGCTGAGTCTCTGTGTGGAAACCTTTCAGCTTGTGACGAAAGTGGGCAGTTTTGATGTGGATGATCTTCTGCTGAATACAATAGGCGGTGTGTTGGGTTATATTATATTTGCGATCTGTGCAGCGGTAAGGAGAAGATATGATCATAAAAAGAAAGCAAAAAGACAAAGAAGAAAGTAG
- the pyrE gene encoding orotate phosphoribosyltransferase, with amino-acid sequence MEQYKKEFIEFMIDCEVLKFGDFVTKSGRNTPFFVNTGFYRTGAQLRRLGEYYAKAIESSFGFDFDVLFGPAYKGIPLTVAATMAISEFYGRDIRYCSNRKEVKDHGDKGILLGSPITDGDRVVIIEDVTTAGTSIQETLPIIKAQGDVTPLGLVVSVDRMERGQGDKSALAEIEEKYGLKTTAIVTMEEVTEHLYNRPYKGKVIIDDTLKSAIDAYYKQYGVK; translated from the coding sequence ATGGAACAGTATAAAAAAGAGTTTATCGAGTTTATGATCGACTGTGAGGTGCTCAAATTCGGAGATTTTGTGACAAAGAGCGGCAGAAATACGCCGTTTTTTGTAAATACCGGGTTCTACCGCACAGGGGCGCAGCTCAGGAGGCTTGGCGAATATTATGCAAAGGCAATAGAGAGCAGCTTCGGGTTTGATTTTGATGTGCTGTTCGGACCTGCCTATAAAGGAATTCCGCTTACAGTGGCGGCCACAATGGCTATCAGCGAATTTTACGGCAGAGACATCCGGTATTGTTCAAACCGCAAAGAAGTAAAGGATCATGGGGACAAAGGTATTCTTCTCGGCAGCCCGATCACGGACGGAGACCGGGTCGTAATCATTGAAGATGTGACAACTGCGGGCACTTCCATCCAGGAGACGCTTCCGATCATCAAGGCACAGGGGGATGTGACTCCTCTGGGGCTTGTCGTGTCGGTCGACCGGATGGAGCGCGGTCAGGGCGACAAGAGCGCCCTCGCTGAGATCGAGGAGAAATACGGCCTGAAGACGACGGCCATCGTCACGATGGAAGAGGTGACAGAACATCTTTACAACAGGCCTTACAAGGGAAAAGTTATCATTGACGATACATTAAAATCAGCAATTGATGCATATTATAAACAATATGGCGTGAAGTAG
- a CDS encoding dihydroorotase — protein sequence MKILIQNGHVIDPPTGKDGIFDVLIVEDKIVKVERRIEDRADRVIDAGGCYVMPGFIDLHVHLRDPGLTHKETLETGGKAAVKGGITTMCAMPNTKPVIDDGEKVAEVHARAAKESPAHVIQIGAVTKGQLGRELADIEGMAKAGCHAISEDGKSVMNASIYRRGMKKAKECGISVFAHCEDITMVEGGVMNADGNATRLGLKGITNSVEDVIVARDILLAKETGARLHLCHCSTADSVEMIRLAKEDGLPVTGEVCPHHFILTADDIPADDGNYKMNPPLRGRADVEALREGLKNGIMDVISTDHAPHSAEEKNRSMAEAAFGIVGLETSAALTYTELVEPGILTMTDMAEKMSTNPARILGLLDKGSVSEGKTADIVIFDTRQEYTIDKDTFVSKGKNTPFHGRKVRGTVRYTLADGAVVYENEIH from the coding sequence ATGAAAATATTGATTCAGAACGGGCATGTCATTGATCCGCCGACCGGAAAAGACGGCATATTTGACGTGCTCATAGTAGAAGATAAAATAGTCAAAGTAGAGCGCCGGATAGAGGATAGGGCGGACCGCGTCATTGACGCAGGAGGCTGCTATGTCATGCCGGGATTCATAGACCTGCATGTGCATTTAAGAGATCCCGGGCTCACTCATAAAGAGACGCTCGAGACAGGAGGAAAAGCGGCGGTCAAAGGCGGCATCACCACAATGTGTGCCATGCCCAACACGAAGCCGGTCATAGACGACGGGGAGAAAGTGGCGGAGGTTCACGCGAGGGCGGCAAAAGAATCACCGGCCCACGTCATACAGATCGGCGCGGTGACGAAAGGCCAGCTTGGCCGTGAGCTTGCCGATATAGAGGGAATGGCCAAAGCCGGCTGCCACGCCATAAGTGAAGACGGAAAGTCGGTGATGAACGCATCAATTTACCGAAGAGGCATGAAAAAGGCTAAAGAGTGCGGCATTTCCGTATTTGCCCACTGTGAGGATATCACCATGGTGGAGGGCGGCGTCATGAACGCGGACGGGAATGCAACACGGCTCGGGCTGAAAGGGATCACCAATTCCGTGGAGGATGTCATTGTGGCGAGAGATATCCTGCTCGCCAAGGAGACAGGCGCCAGACTGCATCTTTGCCACTGTTCCACAGCGGACAGCGTGGAGATGATCCGGCTGGCCAAGGAGGACGGGCTTCCCGTCACCGGAGAAGTGTGTCCTCATCATTTTATACTGACGGCAGATGATATCCCTGCAGACGACGGCAATTATAAGATGAACCCTCCGCTTCGGGGCAGGGCAGATGTGGAGGCGCTCAGGGAAGGGCTGAAAAACGGGATCATGGACGTTATATCGACGGACCACGCCCCCCATTCAGCGGAAGAGAAAAACAGATCTATGGCGGAAGCCGCATTTGGCATCGTCGGCCTGGAGACATCGGCCGCGCTTACGTATACCGAACTCGTGGAGCCGGGGATACTGACAATGACGGATATGGCGGAGAAGATGAGCACAAATCCGGCCAGGATACTCGGGCTTTTGGACAAGGGTTCCGTCTCGGAAGGAAAGACCGCGGATATCGTGATCTTTGACACGAGGCAGGAATATACAATAGACAAAGACACGTTTGTCTCAAAAGGAAAGAACACTCCGTTCCACGGCCGTAAAGTAAGAGGCACAGTCAGATACACGCTGGCAGACGGAGCGGTTGTATATGAAAACGAGATACATTAG